ATAAAGGCGTAGCAAAAGCGACGGATTTCATTGTCTGACTTGCCCTTTGGATCAAAGTCAGAACCACCTTTAGCGCCGCCCATCGGTAAGCCCGTCAAAGCATTTTTAAAGATTTGCTCAAAACCTAAGAATTTCAAAACCGATTGGTTGACGGTTGGGTGAAATCTAATACCACCTTTATAAGGACCTAAAGCATTACTGAACTGGACACGCCAGCCGCGATTTACCTGCACTTCACCTTTATCGTTTTCCCAATTGATACGAAACGCTATCACACGATCAGGCTCAACAAGGCGCTCAAAGACTTTAAAAGTATCATATTCTGGATGAGAGTCATATAGTGGCGCAATCGTAATTGCAACTTCTTTTACTGCCTGAATAAACTCAGGTTGATGGGCATAACGTGCTTCGATTTTTTCGATTGCCTGACTGATACTCATATAAGTTCCTTAAGATAGAAATTGAAATCATGCTGATTTACATCGGTGCTTTATCGCATAACCGCAAAAGATAGCATGGTAAGCGCAGAAGTGGAAGCGTAGAAGTGGAATTGATGTCGCTGCTATACGCTCTTTGGTATAAAAACTGGTGGGATTAGAATCCAACTATTTATGTCTCTAAATCATGATAAAGAAGCACAAACTATAATGAACTGACCCCCATAAGTTGTGTCCAACTTATGGGGGTCAGTTCATTATAGATGCCGCATTTTTTATGTCAAAAGCGAAAGCTCAATCATGCTGGATTACATATCGAAATGAATAACCGTACGAATACTCTCACCCTTATGCATCAAGTCAAACGCTTCATTGATGTTTTCTAATGGCATCGTATGAGTAATAAAGTCATTTAATGGAATCTCACCCTCTAGATAACGTTCGACGTAACCTGGCAGTTCCGTACGGCCTTTGACGCCGCCAAATGCTGAGCCTTTCCAGACTCGACCGGTCACTAGCTGGAATGGACGGGTTGAGATTTCTTTGCCTGCACCAGCAACACCGATGATGACCGACTCGCCCCAGCCTTTATGGCAGCATTCAAGCGCTGAGCGCATGACATCGACGTTACCGATACATTCAAACGAATAGTCTACGCCGCCATCAGTCATCTCAACGATGACCTCTTGGATAGGCTTGTCATAGTCTTTAGAATTGATGCAATCAGTCGCGCCTAATTTTTTGGCCAACTCAAATTTATCTTCATTGATATCAACGCCGATAATACGGCTGGCTTTTGCCATTTTTGCACCGATAACGGCCGCTAAGCCAATACCACCAAGACCAAAAACAGCAACGGTAGCGCCTTCTTCAACCTTAGCCGTATTCATGACCGCGCCCATACCGGTGGTCACGCCACAACCAAGCAAGCAAACTTTTTCTAACGGCGCTTCTTTACTGACTTTGGCTAAAGAGATCTCTGGTAAGACGGTATATTCAGAGAAAGTTGAACAACCCATGTAATGATAAATGGGCTGACCGTCTTTATAAAAACGGGTGGTGCCATCTGGCATCAAACCTTTACCTTGAGTCTCACGCACCGCTGAGCATAGGTTGGTTTTACCTGAAGTACAGAATTTACATTCGCCACATTCTGCAGTATATAAAGGAATGACATGATCGCCAACTTGGACGCTGGTCACGCCTTCGCCGATTTGCTCAACGATACCGCCGCCTTCATGACCTAAAATTGCTGGGAATACGCCTTCTGGGTCTTCACCAGATAAGGTAAATGCATCGGTATGACAGACGCCACTGGCAATGATTTTTACCAATACTTCGCCTTTACGTGGCAGCATCACGTCTACTTCTTCAATCGATAATGGCTGATTTGGACCCCATGCAATGGCGGCTTTGGATTTAATAAATTTATCTGACATAAAAGTCTCACTTTTTAATAGGTTGAATTTTAATATTATGATTATTTTATAATACTTTCCTGCTAATGATAATATAGCATATTTACAAATATCTTTTACACAGTGGTAATAATCATGAAGTGGGATGGTATCAGTGAGTTTGTCTACGTAGCAGAACTTGAGAGTTTTACTAAAGCGGCGGCAAAGCTTGCAATTTCGACGGCACAAGTTAGCCGACAGGTCACTGCATTGGAGGAACGGCTCAATACCAAGCTGCTATACCGAACCACGCGTAAAGTATCATTGACAGAAGAAGGCCGCGTGTTTTATCAGCATTGCCGCAGCATCCTTGATGGATTAGATGCCGCAGAGCAAGCGGTCAGTAATTTGCAGTCCAAACCGCAAGGTCGAATCAATCTCACAGCTCCTGTGACCTATGGAGAGCAGCAGCTATTGCCACTGGTGAATGATTTTATGGTGCAATATAGTGATATCGAAGTGACGGCTTTTTTGAGCAATCAAAAGATTGATTTGATTGAAGGTGGTTATGACTTGGCAATACGTATCGGCAAGCTGAGCGACTCTACAATGATGGCAAAAAAACTCAGCCACCGTACCAATTTCGTCTGTGCAGCGCCCACTTATTTTAAGAAATATGGCCGCCCAAAAACCTTGGATGAACTCAGTCAATACAGCTGCTTACTGGGTACATTGGATTATTGGCATTTTAAAGAAGAAGATACGGAGCGCAATATACGCGTGAGCGGCAAGATACGTTATAACAGTGGTTATAGCTTAGTCGATGCGGCGCTAAAGGGGCTTGGTATCGTACAACTGCCGGATTACTATGTGCAAAAACACCTCGTAACAGGACGTCTGATGACAGTATTGGATGAATATAGAGAGCAAGAAGAAGGGATTTGGGCCATCTACCCGCACAATCGTCATTTATCACCAAAAATCAGACTATTGGTAGACTATCTGGCAGAGCATTTGGCGTAAAATGCCTTAAAGCCTGTTGTAATGATGGTTTTTATTCCGCACAATAAGTATTTGATAGTGCCAACACTTACTAATAACTGACAGGTGAACTTATGATAAAAATCGTTTCTATTACCGCTTTAGCTCTTGCTATCTCATCTTGCGCAAGTGTTGGCACTACTTTAAACTCCTCTGATGACAACGCTTTGACTGCAAATACAACGTCTTCTATGAATACTAACAAGGGACTAGTCACCTTGCAAAGCCCTCATTCGGTCAATGATACCGCTGATAAGCTGGCATCGATTATTGAAAGCAAAGGTATGAAAGTATTTGCCCGAGTCGATCATCAGAAAAATGCACAGGGCGTCAGTCTAGCGCTAAGACCAACGCAAGTCATCATGTTTGGCAATCCCAAAGCGGGTACGCCCTTGATGCAATGCGAGCAAAGCGTCGCTATCGATTTACCACAAAAAATTCTTATTAGTGAAGACGCGGATAAAAAGGTCTGGCTGTCATACAACGATCCTGAATACTTAAAGACACGTCATAATATCAAAGGCTGTGATACCGTCATTAATAATATTTCAAAAGCCCTTGATGGTGTCAGTAGAGCGGCAGTTGCCAAGTAAAATTCCACAAAATATCAATAAAAAAGGTGGATGAACACAGTATCATTCATCTTTTAAGCATTTTTACTCTAGTACGTGTATAAAGGGTAATCAGTATAGGCTTAATAATTCCCTTGCATTTTTTTTCAGCTGCTTTAGCACTTGCTGACACTCATTATCACTCATATCTATTGTGCTCAAACGCCCATAACGCAGTTGGCGATAATCTTGTTTAATCTGCTCGATTTTTATTTGAACCGCTGTTAAATCATAGCTGTCTACCAACTGACTAGGACTACTACTTTGAGTATTTGCCCCAGTGTTTGTTTCAGGTTTTATACGATCATTTGTATCAACTGCCGTTGCCAAGCGCCCAAGCCAAGCCAGTTGCCCTTCGCTTTCATTACGAGCCAGCGCTTTATTATTTTTGCTAAGACGCTTTGATAAATGAATAAGCGGCAGATCTGCTGGGTGCCAGCGTTTGCGACGGTGTTGCCAAATAATAAGCACTAAAACAGCCATAATAATGACAGCGATCGCTGCCAACCAGATTATTTGCTGCATCATTGAGCGGATATTAAACCACTTTAATAGAGAGTCAGCTTGCTTGTCTTGATCATAGCCAACGACGTCTTTTTGCCAATAGTAACTGGCTTGGTCAGACAAACGGCGCAAGGTTTGTAGCATTTGATACTGCTGATAGCTGATTTGTGCGCCAGCGCCCTCCCCAAACATAGTCGCTCCTTGTGCCTGCGTCAGCATATTCATGCCTTGATTGACGCGCTCAGGTGCTACAAACGCAGTCGGATCTACACGCACCCAGCCTTGCCCCTCAAGCCATACTTCAGTCCAAGCATGCGCGTCCATCTGCCGCACTTCCCAAACATTACCATTGCGGCTGGGCTCGCCACCTTGATAGCCTGCCACTACTCGCGCAGGAATACCAGCAGCTCGCATCATAAAGGTAAAGCTTGAAGAATAATGCTCACAGAATCCCGCTTTGGTCTCAAATAAAAACTCATCAATACGGTTGGCATTGAGTCGTGGCGGCGATAGCGTATAACGAAATTCTGTCTGATGAATCCAGCGCTCAATAGCCGCCATATAGCGTACAGGATCTGACCCTGACTGAGCATATAACTGCTTAGCCAATGCTCGTGCTTGTGGATTGCCATTTTTGGGCAGATCAAGATTCAGACGTCGCGCTTCATCAGTGAGAATAGGATCAATCTGCATCTGCGCAAACTGTGCCACATCGTAGCGCAGCTGCTGCGTGACAGGCTGGTCTTTTAATAAGGTAAAGTCCGATGTGATACTGACATCTTGCTGCTGGGTAAATGGATAATCGAGTCCAAATAGCCAGTTCTGCTGAGTAGGTTCCAAGATAATCTGATAGTTATTGGGGGTAGCTTTCACCGCATCAGGGACAGTCGAAAATGCGTTTTCAATCCAAGTAGGTATGGGCAACGTAGGCTGCCATACTCGCTGCTGAGGGCTTGGACGCCAAGTAACACCATCAAAGTCGCTAAATACCAAGCCGCGCCAATACAACTCCTGCTGCGGGGGTCTATCGTCTGTAAACTCTACGCGAAATGCCAGTTCGGTTGACTGACCCAAATTAGCGAAATCACCCGGTGACATGCTATCAGAGACGCCCGTGGTCGCTTGCTGACCTGACAACTGTACTGACCATAGCGGCGGCAAGCGCGGAAAGAATAAAAACAGCACCACCAATAATGGCAATGCTCCAATGCCCAATACACCTAAGGTACGCAGACGACCATCACCGTGACTATTACCATCATCGTTTAGCGCGATAAATGCCAATAATACAATGACTGCCCCGATGATTACCTCCAAGGTAGTGACAATACCTTGGTCCATCAAAAACAACGCTGCCAACACAAATAACGATAAATTTAGGGCCACGTAAGCATCACGGCGCTGATACAACTCCCACAGTTTACTAATAAGGCATAGCACTAAAAATGCCACGCCCATATCAAGCCCAAATGCTGTATTGTAAGTTAACCACAAACCCGCCAGCCCTAATAAGAAGCCAAGCATTTGCATGCCTTGATAGACACGTTTTAAATGGTTTAGTTTTTTAAATCGTGCTTTGATACGTGGCAGTTGCGCAATAATGCTGACCACGGCAAAGCCCATTAACCACAATGGTAAGTGTGCCGCATGAGGTAATATAATGACGACTTGGGCAATTAGTACCCAGTAATAGGCTGGTAGTGCTAAGAGATTGCGATACCATTTTTTAGCATTATCCCGTTCAATATTAGAGCGGATGCTTTGACCTATTGCCAACTGCTCAAAACTGGCTGACTGTATAGAGTTTTTCGCATAAAAATCGACTGATACATTTTCAATGTCATTTGAGGTAGATCGTTTAGAGTTGTTCATGGCGCTTTTGCCAACCTTAGCAAGCAAGCTTGCGCAAAGCTGTCACCCTCGCCCATCATTGTCGCAGAGGAAACATCAGACGATGCCTCATTTGGTAAGCACATATTAAACGGCACGCCCAATTGTCCTAACGTGAGGGCCCCATGAGCCAGTTGTGCCAGCTTCTGTTCATGGTGCGCAGCTGGCATATCGGCATAATTCAACGTTTGCTCATGACCGACAGGATCGGCAAAGTGCTTGGTCAACATACCTTGACCGCGCGCTACATGTCCCCAAGACACCCGTGCCAATGACTCTCCTTCGATATAGCTATCTAGCCGCTCAAAGTCATCTTGACCTTGCCGATACTGCCCGCCTATAGGTAAATTTTCTTGACTTGCGATTGCATACTGAGCTTGCCAATCGAATGCTTCAGGTTTTGGATAGACCCAAGCCTTACGGGCAAAATACACATAAGACCATGCCCGCATGATACCCAAAGGGTAAACGGTTGTTATGGTCAATCTTGGTAATTTAAGCGGTCCACGTACGTGCGTTTGCACAGGTAAACGAATAATCTGTTCACCTTTTAGCCGTGTAACAAGCACTGAATGCTGACTCTCGGCATTATGCTTAATTTTCTTATCAGTTTTCTTATCAGTTTTCTTATCAGTTTTCCTGTCAGTCTTTTTATCAACTGGATCAAAGCTAAATAATAACTGGCGTCTAGGTTGGCGACTGTCACTCTGTAGTTGTAAAGTAACCCAAGTAGGCGCGCCTGCTTCTGCCATGGTCACTTCTAATAGACGTATCTTCAAGCCTGAAATATGAGCAAAGGTCACATGAAAGCTGATCAACCAAACGCTAATCAGATAAAAGCACAAGCCCAGTACCAAGTTATTACCATAGTTGATACCAGCAATAAAGGTGATGACCAGCAGCACAGCAAACAGCATACCTTCACGGCTAAAAAATATATAGACATTACGTAGATTGAGTACAGCGCTATCACTGGTAGGTGCACGCGCGGCGAACCATCGATTGGCTGCTGAGGTGAAGGCTTTTGGCAAAAGGCTCATGGCTACCTTATCGTTACCATAAAATTGATAATATTATCGATATTCGGCGAAAAATTTTGATCACGATATGTTGAGTAACTATTTAAACAATAACCGCCACTTCTGCCAAAATACGTTGAGAAATGGTTGCGGTAGCTTGTCCGCCGGTCACATGGGCTGGCATAAAACGCTGACCAAGACGATGGTCGGTGACTGCAGCAAATACCGCTTGAATATCTTCAGGTGTGACCTCCATATGTCCCGATACATAGGCATAAGCCTGCGCGGCGCGCTGTAGCGACAACACACCGCGCGGCGATAGACCATGATACTCTTGGCTTGCCCGCGTCTTTGCGACCAGACGCTGAAGATAGTCCAATACCACATCGGCGATATACACCTTCTTAACCCCTTGCTGCGCCAATAAAACAGCTTCTGTATCAAGCACCGTATCCAAACCTTTTAACAGCTCGCGGCGATCTTGACCTTTTAACAACGCCCGTTCTGCTGCCGGTGATGG
This window of the Psychrobacter arcticus 273-4 genome carries:
- a CDS encoding S-(hydroxymethyl)glutathione dehydrogenase/class III alcohol dehydrogenase, with translation MSDKFIKSKAAIAWGPNQPLSIEEVDVMLPRKGEVLVKIIASGVCHTDAFTLSGEDPEGVFPAILGHEGGGIVEQIGEGVTSVQVGDHVIPLYTAECGECKFCTSGKTNLCSAVRETQGKGLMPDGTTRFYKDGQPIYHYMGCSTFSEYTVLPEISLAKVSKEAPLEKVCLLGCGVTTGMGAVMNTAKVEEGATVAVFGLGGIGLAAVIGAKMAKASRIIGVDINEDKFELAKKLGATDCINSKDYDKPIQEVIVEMTDGGVDYSFECIGNVDVMRSALECCHKGWGESVIIGVAGAGKEISTRPFQLVTGRVWKGSAFGGVKGRTELPGYVERYLEGEIPLNDFITHTMPLENINEAFDLMHKGESIRTVIHFDM
- a CDS encoding LysR family transcriptional regulator, translating into MKWDGISEFVYVAELESFTKAAAKLAISTAQVSRQVTALEERLNTKLLYRTTRKVSLTEEGRVFYQHCRSILDGLDAAEQAVSNLQSKPQGRINLTAPVTYGEQQLLPLVNDFMVQYSDIEVTAFLSNQKIDLIEGGYDLAIRIGKLSDSTMMAKKLSHRTNFVCAAPTYFKKYGRPKTLDELSQYSCLLGTLDYWHFKEEDTERNIRVSGKIRYNSGYSLVDAALKGLGIVQLPDYYVQKHLVTGRLMTVLDEYREQEEGIWAIYPHNRHLSPKIRLLVDYLAEHLA
- a CDS encoding DUF302 domain-containing protein translates to MIKIVSITALALAISSCASVGTTLNSSDDNALTANTTSSMNTNKGLVTLQSPHSVNDTADKLASIIESKGMKVFARVDHQKNAQGVSLALRPTQVIMFGNPKAGTPLMQCEQSVAIDLPQKILISEDADKKVWLSYNDPEYLKTRHNIKGCDTVINNISKALDGVSRAAVAK
- a CDS encoding transglutaminaseTgpA domain-containing protein, producing the protein MNNSKRSTSNDIENVSVDFYAKNSIQSASFEQLAIGQSIRSNIERDNAKKWYRNLLALPAYYWVLIAQVVIILPHAAHLPLWLMGFAVVSIIAQLPRIKARFKKLNHLKRVYQGMQMLGFLLGLAGLWLTYNTAFGLDMGVAFLVLCLISKLWELYQRRDAYVALNLSLFVLAALFLMDQGIVTTLEVIIGAVIVLLAFIALNDDGNSHGDGRLRTLGVLGIGALPLLVVLFLFFPRLPPLWSVQLSGQQATTGVSDSMSPGDFANLGQSTELAFRVEFTDDRPPQQELYWRGLVFSDFDGVTWRPSPQQRVWQPTLPIPTWIENAFSTVPDAVKATPNNYQIILEPTQQNWLFGLDYPFTQQQDVSITSDFTLLKDQPVTQQLRYDVAQFAQMQIDPILTDEARRLNLDLPKNGNPQARALAKQLYAQSGSDPVRYMAAIERWIHQTEFRYTLSPPRLNANRIDEFLFETKAGFCEHYSSSFTFMMRAAGIPARVVAGYQGGEPSRNGNVWEVRQMDAHAWTEVWLEGQGWVRVDPTAFVAPERVNQGMNMLTQAQGATMFGEGAGAQISYQQYQMLQTLRRLSDQASYYWQKDVVGYDQDKQADSLLKWFNIRSMMQQIIWLAAIAVIIMAVLVLIIWQHRRKRWHPADLPLIHLSKRLSKNNKALARNESEGQLAWLGRLATAVDTNDRIKPETNTGANTQSSSPSQLVDSYDLTAVQIKIEQIKQDYRQLRYGRLSTIDMSDNECQQVLKQLKKNARELLSLY